The following proteins come from a genomic window of Streptomyces sp. NBC_01716:
- the rplU gene encoding 50S ribosomal protein L21, which produces MYAIVRSGGRQHKVAVDDIVEVDKIPTAKVGDTVELSTLLVVDGDAVTSDPWVLNGIKVTAEVVDHHKGAKIDILRYKNKTGYRRRQGHRQQYTAIKVTAIPAAAKK; this is translated from the coding sequence GTGTACGCCATCGTGCGCAGCGGTGGTCGTCAGCACAAGGTTGCTGTTGACGACATCGTTGAGGTTGACAAGATTCCCACTGCCAAGGTTGGCGACACGGTCGAGCTCTCGACCCTGCTCGTGGTCGACGGCGACGCCGTGACCAGCGACCCGTGGGTCCTGAACGGCATCAAGGTCACCGCCGAGGTCGTGGACCACCACAAGGGCGCGAAGATCGACATCCTTCGCTACAAGAACAAGACCGGTTACCGCCGTCGCCAGGGCCACCGCCAGCAGTACACGGCGATCAAGGT